One Thermoanaerobaculia bacterium DNA window includes the following coding sequences:
- a CDS encoding DUF2520 domain-containing protein, which translates to MPVPKRSPANLRVAIRGRGRAGRALERALREAGIPVSWIPRSRPRPAAYDFVVLAVPDDAVAAESARLIRAGIRARAAMHLSGALPAAVLRGWKRTGAALVSFHPLGSFSGARTDTAGGRDVAVEGDAAGIAAAERLARTIGGRPWRIAAAEKPLYHAAATAAAGGTATIVALAALAARRAGMPAGRVIAAMARLSREAAENVAARGFPAGLTGPLARGDAGTLRLHRRALARDPRLAEVYRALAKAAAEKAGRGGPPRG; encoded by the coding sequence ATGCCCGTCCCGAAACGCTCTCCCGCGAATCTCCGGGTCGCGATCCGCGGCCGGGGCCGGGCCGGACGCGCCCTGGAGCGCGCGCTTCGCGAGGCGGGCATCCCCGTGTCCTGGATCCCCCGTTCGCGTCCGAGGCCCGCCGCGTACGACTTCGTCGTCCTGGCAGTGCCCGACGACGCGGTCGCGGCGGAGTCGGCCCGGCTGATCCGCGCCGGCATCCGCGCCCGCGCCGCGATGCATCTCTCCGGCGCACTCCCGGCCGCCGTCCTTCGCGGATGGAAGAGAACAGGCGCGGCGCTGGTTTCCTTCCACCCGCTCGGCTCGTTCTCGGGCGCGAGGACGGACACCGCCGGCGGCCGCGACGTCGCGGTCGAGGGAGACGCCGCCGGGATCGCCGCCGCCGAACGCCTCGCGCGGACGATCGGCGGCCGCCCCTGGCGGATCGCCGCGGCCGAAAAACCGCTCTACCACGCCGCGGCCACCGCCGCCGCCGGAGGGACCGCGACGATCGTGGCGCTCGCGGCCCTGGCAGCGCGGAGGGCGGGTATGCCCGCCGGCCGGGTGATCGCGGCGATGGCGCGGCTGTCGCGCGAGGCGGCGGAAAACGTGGCGGCGCGCGGGTTCCCGGCGGGCCTGACGGGCCCGCTCGCCCGCGGCGACGCGGGTACGCTGCGTCTCCACCGGCGGGCCCTCGCGCGCGACCCCCGTCTCGCCGAGGTGTACCGGGCGCTGGCAAAGGCGGCCGCGGAGAAGGCGGGTCGCGGCGGCCCCCCCCGAGGCTGA
- the grpE gene encoding nucleotide exchange factor GrpE gives MDDRRDDESPETPPGEEDVVMVEAPSETLEEILAEEEEEARRAENASTRSGGDLEAARKEIAELRDRELRKLAEFENFKKRTEREKTEYFRFALADFFRDLLPVLDNFERALGHAPAAGDDEYRQGIELIYRQFSEALKKRGLTEVPTEGAFDPNVHEAVAREETAGVEPNSIVAVLQKGYYLNDRLLRPAFVKVATAPHEKG, from the coding sequence ATGGACGACCGGCGTGACGACGAGTCTCCCGAGACCCCCCCGGGGGAGGAAGACGTCGTGATGGTGGAAGCGCCGTCCGAAACGCTCGAGGAGATCCTCGCCGAGGAGGAGGAAGAGGCGCGCCGCGCGGAGAACGCCTCGACGCGCTCCGGCGGCGATCTCGAAGCGGCCCGCAAGGAGATCGCCGAGCTCCGCGACCGCGAGCTCCGGAAGCTCGCCGAATTCGAGAACTTCAAGAAGCGGACCGAGCGCGAGAAGACCGAGTATTTCCGTTTCGCGCTCGCCGATTTTTTCCGCGACCTCCTTCCCGTGCTCGACAATTTCGAGCGGGCGCTCGGCCACGCGCCGGCCGCGGGGGACGACGAATACCGGCAGGGCATCGAGCTCATCTACCGCCAGTTCTCCGAGGCGCTGAAGAAGCGCGGCCTGACCGAGGTGCCGACCGAGGGGGCCTTCGACCCGAACGTCCACGAGGCCGTCGCGCGGGAGGAGACCGCCGGCGTCGAGCCGAACTCGATCGTCGCGGTCCTTCAGAAGGGGTACTACCTGAACGACCGTCTGCTCCGGCCCGCCTTCGTGAAGGTCGCGACGGCGCCGCACGAGAAGGGATAG
- a CDS encoding YifB family Mg chelatase-like AAA ATPase, translated as MLSRVHSAAIDGAEARILDVEADVSSGLPSFSIVGLPDAAVKESRDRVRAALRNCGFDFPPRAVTVNLAPADWRKEGSALDLAVAAALLSTSGVLPGGGPRRVLVGELALDGALRPVRGALAIAAAAADQGFEEIVLPRENAREAAVIGRVASIGASSLLTAIAHLRGDEPIPRAPVDPDEFAPARFAEDFADVAGQPVARRALEIAAAGGHNILLFGPPGAGKTMLARRLTSILPPWNRDEAIEATRVHSITGLLPAGRGLLPERPFRSPHHSVSYAGLVGGGSHPRPGEASLAHRGVLFLDELPEFRRDALEVIRQPLEEKRVTIARACGASVFPADFQLVAAMNPCPCGYLGDPRRPCRCSRYEIERYRSKLSGPLLDRIDLHVRVPAVPFRDLAAAGTSEASAAIRTRVVRARARARSRSTRRIPISCNAAIPGSLIRKTARPTEEALAILEFASRKIGLSARAIHRALRVGLTIADLAGAERVEAPHAAEAIGYRGLDRAVVDGLSG; from the coding sequence ATGTTGTCTCGAGTCCACTCGGCGGCGATCGACGGCGCCGAAGCCCGCATCCTCGACGTCGAAGCCGACGTCTCCAGCGGCCTCCCCTCCTTCTCGATCGTCGGGCTCCCCGACGCCGCGGTGAAAGAGAGCCGGGACCGTGTCCGCGCCGCTTTGCGAAACTGCGGTTTCGATTTCCCGCCCCGCGCGGTGACGGTCAACCTCGCCCCGGCCGACTGGCGCAAGGAGGGTTCGGCCCTCGATCTCGCGGTCGCGGCCGCGCTCCTCTCGACGTCGGGCGTTCTTCCGGGCGGCGGCCCGCGCCGGGTCCTCGTCGGCGAGCTGGCGCTCGACGGCGCGCTCCGGCCGGTGCGCGGAGCGCTCGCGATCGCGGCGGCCGCGGCCGACCAGGGTTTCGAGGAAATCGTCCTCCCGCGCGAGAATGCCCGCGAGGCGGCGGTCATCGGCCGCGTCGCCTCCATCGGCGCCTCCTCGCTCCTGACGGCGATTGCGCACCTGCGCGGCGACGAGCCGATTCCCCGGGCTCCCGTCGATCCGGACGAGTTCGCCCCGGCGCGCTTCGCCGAGGACTTCGCCGACGTCGCGGGCCAGCCGGTCGCCCGCCGCGCGCTCGAGATCGCCGCGGCGGGGGGCCACAACATCCTCCTGTTCGGCCCCCCCGGCGCCGGCAAGACGATGCTGGCGCGCCGCCTGACGTCGATCCTTCCCCCGTGGAACCGGGACGAGGCGATCGAGGCGACTCGCGTCCACTCGATCACGGGGCTCCTTCCGGCCGGCCGCGGCCTCTTGCCCGAGCGCCCCTTCCGCTCGCCGCACCACAGCGTCTCGTACGCGGGGCTCGTCGGCGGGGGGTCGCATCCCCGCCCGGGCGAGGCGTCCCTCGCCCACCGCGGCGTGCTCTTCCTGGACGAGCTCCCCGAGTTCCGGCGCGACGCGCTCGAAGTCATCCGCCAGCCGCTCGAGGAAAAGCGCGTGACCATCGCCCGGGCCTGCGGCGCGAGCGTTTTTCCCGCCGATTTCCAGCTCGTCGCGGCGATGAATCCCTGCCCGTGCGGGTACCTCGGAGACCCGCGGCGGCCCTGCCGCTGCTCGAGGTACGAGATCGAGCGATACCGCTCGAAGCTTTCCGGTCCGCTTCTCGACCGGATCGACCTCCACGTCCGGGTTCCCGCGGTCCCGTTCCGCGATCTGGCGGCCGCGGGCACTTCGGAGGCATCGGCGGCGATCCGGACGCGCGTGGTCCGGGCGCGCGCCCGCGCCCGAAGCCGCTCCACGCGGCGGATCCCGATCTCCTGCAACGCCGCGATTCCCGGCTCTCTCATCCGGAAGACCGCCCGGCCGACCGAGGAGGCCCTGGCGATCCTCGAATTCGCCTCCCGGAAGATCGGCCTCTCCGCCCGCGCGATCCACCGGGCGCTCCGCGTCGGACTCACGATCGCCGACCTGGCGGGTGCGGAGCGTGTCGAAGCTCCCCACGCGGCGGAGGCCATCGGGTATCGGGGCCTCGACCGCGCGGTCGTGGACGGCCTGTCCGGATGA
- the hrcA gene encoding heat-inducible transcriptional repressor HrcA, with translation MATRETNEPLDERAREVLKEIIRIHAETGRPVSSRSLAKRRKFHASAATLRNLMADLTDAGYLHQPHTSAGRVPTDKAYRHYVRSLMKPRDLTPTQRERVSVDLSGAGHDPNLLFPAVSRLLSRLSGEVGVVVAPDARRSVVREIRFVPIGRERALAIQVGDGDLVFTRLIETGGRLDAAALEKAGSYLTAEFGGATLVAIRNRVTLAMQEERARFDHALFEVLDLARRAIAPAAPADIYTEGTRHLLERPEFSEPESLKKVYRAFEEKANLVELLDQCLEGEGPRIVIGSESHLTAGRPISAVVTRYGAENRPPGVLGIVGSLRMSYPRIVPLVEFLGKALSEKLDESAEGGDVSHGRPA, from the coding sequence TTGGCCACGCGCGAGACGAACGAACCGCTGGACGAGAGGGCCCGCGAGGTCCTGAAGGAGATCATCCGGATTCACGCCGAGACCGGCCGCCCGGTCTCCTCGCGCTCGCTCGCCAAGCGGCGCAAATTCCACGCCTCGGCGGCGACGCTCCGCAACCTCATGGCCGACCTGACCGACGCCGGATACCTCCACCAGCCGCACACCTCCGCCGGCCGGGTGCCGACCGACAAGGCCTACCGGCACTACGTGCGCTCGCTGATGAAGCCGCGGGATCTCACCCCGACGCAGCGCGAGCGCGTCTCCGTCGACCTTTCGGGCGCCGGGCACGACCCGAACCTCCTCTTCCCGGCGGTGTCCCGGCTCCTCTCGAGGCTTTCCGGCGAGGTCGGCGTCGTCGTGGCTCCCGACGCGCGGCGATCCGTGGTCCGCGAGATCCGTTTCGTCCCGATCGGGCGCGAGAGAGCGCTCGCGATCCAGGTCGGCGACGGGGACCTCGTGTTCACGCGCCTGATCGAGACGGGCGGCCGGCTCGATGCGGCGGCTCTCGAGAAGGCGGGCTCCTACCTCACCGCCGAGTTCGGCGGCGCGACGCTCGTCGCGATCCGGAACCGCGTCACGCTCGCGATGCAGGAAGAGCGCGCCCGCTTCGACCATGCGCTCTTCGAGGTGCTCGATCTCGCGCGGCGGGCGATCGCCCCGGCCGCGCCGGCCGACATCTACACCGAGGGGACCCGCCACCTCCTCGAGCGGCCGGAGTTCTCCGAGCCGGAGAGCTTGAAGAAGGTGTACCGCGCGTTCGAGGAGAAGGCGAACCTGGTCGAGCTCCTCGACCAGTGCCTCGAGGGGGAAGGTCCGCGGATCGTCATCGGCTCCGAGAGCCATCTCACGGCGGGCAGGCCGATCTCGGCCGTCGTCACCCGCTACGGCGCGGAAAACCGGCCGCCCGGCGTCCTCGGAATCGTGGGATCGCTGCGCATGTCCTATCCGCGGATCGTCCCGCTGGTAGAATTCCTCGGGAAGGCTCTGTCCGAAAAGCTGGACGAGTCGGCGGAAGGAGGGGATGTTTCCCATGGACGACCGGCGTGA
- a CDS encoding LysM peptidoglycan-binding domain-containing protein, translating to MLPSRSLFFAIPVLTALLVGCSQAPRPRAVVPVAPPAPAAEPSPIARSTELFYSGKQAALSGDFDCAETQFQLALNAVIPPGQARPAAPDLEEFSASLYDSIQRYEAMAPSAADADAAEPRGLPDELQGVSGQTSDADLRRAREAVKSDARAGTFDIPITVNDSVLAIIASFSSRESVRERFSEGLVRAGRYMPMIRNVFRKAGLPTDLAYVAMIESSFKTRARSRAKAQGVWQFIAPTGRRYGLRSTRVVDERSDPVKATEAAAAYFRDLYDLFDDWYLAMAAYDCGEGRVARAIARTGVDNYWELCRIGALPRETRLYVPSVIAAALIDKNQEHYGFRVDPEAPVEFETATLGKPVDLRRVAKACGVAYDELAELNPELRTFVTPRESTGYSLRVPRGLARAVEQKAEALPEAAVPALRRHRVRKGETLARIARRFGVTASALAEANDLPLRARLAPRRTLVIPDREPGAYVVRAGRERGRTATNRGVSRTAYRVRKGDTLFSIATRHHTTVDKLREWNRLDDGKAIHPGERLSVGGTR from the coding sequence ATGTTGCCCTCCCGAAGTCTCTTTTTCGCCATTCCCGTGCTCACGGCGCTCCTCGTCGGCTGCTCCCAGGCGCCGCGGCCCCGGGCCGTCGTTCCCGTGGCGCCGCCCGCGCCGGCGGCGGAGCCCTCTCCGATCGCCCGATCGACGGAGCTCTTCTACTCGGGCAAGCAGGCCGCGCTGTCGGGCGACTTCGACTGCGCGGAAACTCAATTTCAGCTCGCGCTGAACGCCGTGATCCCTCCCGGGCAGGCGCGTCCGGCCGCGCCGGACCTCGAGGAATTCTCCGCGTCCCTCTACGACTCCATCCAGCGCTACGAGGCGATGGCGCCGTCCGCCGCGGACGCCGACGCGGCCGAGCCGCGCGGGCTCCCGGACGAGCTCCAGGGAGTCTCCGGGCAGACGTCGGACGCCGACCTGCGGCGGGCGCGCGAAGCCGTCAAGAGCGACGCCCGGGCCGGCACTTTCGACATCCCGATCACCGTCAACGACTCCGTCCTCGCGATCATCGCGAGCTTTTCGTCGCGCGAGAGCGTGCGTGAGCGGTTCTCGGAGGGGCTCGTCCGGGCCGGCCGCTACATGCCGATGATCCGCAACGTCTTTCGCAAGGCGGGGCTTCCCACCGATCTCGCTTACGTCGCGATGATCGAGTCGTCGTTCAAGACCCGCGCGCGCTCCCGCGCCAAGGCCCAGGGCGTCTGGCAGTTCATCGCCCCGACCGGACGCCGCTACGGCCTGCGGAGCACGCGGGTCGTCGACGAGCGGTCCGACCCCGTGAAGGCGACGGAGGCGGCCGCCGCGTACTTCCGCGACCTGTACGACCTCTTCGACGACTGGTACCTCGCGATGGCCGCCTACGACTGCGGCGAGGGAAGGGTCGCCCGCGCGATCGCCCGGACCGGCGTCGACAACTACTGGGAGCTCTGTCGAATCGGCGCGCTCCCCCGCGAGACTCGGCTCTACGTTCCGTCGGTCATCGCGGCCGCGCTCATCGACAAGAACCAGGAGCACTACGGGTTCCGGGTGGACCCGGAAGCTCCGGTCGAGTTCGAGACCGCCACGCTCGGCAAGCCCGTGGACCTTCGCCGGGTCGCGAAGGCGTGCGGCGTCGCGTACGACGAGCTCGCCGAGCTCAATCCGGAGCTCCGGACCTTCGTGACGCCGCGCGAGAGCACCGGGTACTCGCTCCGAGTCCCAAGAGGCCTCGCCCGCGCTGTCGAGCAGAAAGCGGAGGCGCTCCCCGAAGCGGCCGTGCCGGCGCTCCGCCGCCACCGCGTCCGGAAGGGGGAGACGCTGGCGCGCATCGCCCGCCGGTTCGGGGTCACCGCCTCGGCGCTCGCGGAGGCCAACGACCTCCCGCTCCGCGCGCGCCTGGCGCCGCGCCGGACGCTCGTGATCCCCGATCGCGAGCCGGGCGCGTACGTCGTCCGCGCCGGCCGCGAACGAGGAAGAACGGCGACGAACCGGGGAGTGTCGCGGACCGCCTATCGCGTCCGCAAGGGAGACACGCTCTTTTCGATCGCCACGCGCCACCACACGACCGTCGACAAGCTCCGCGAGTGGAACCGGCTGGACGACGGGAAAGCGATCCATCCCGGCGAACGTCTTTCGGTGGGCGGCACCCGGTAG